In Mycteria americana isolate JAX WOST 10 ecotype Jacksonville Zoo and Gardens chromosome 3, USCA_MyAme_1.0, whole genome shotgun sequence, a single genomic region encodes these proteins:
- the SLC35A1 gene encoding CMP-sialic acid transporter: MSPPKENVSLLFKLYCLTVMTLVAATYTVALRYTRTVETELYFSTTAVCITEIIKLFLSVGILAKETGSLARLITSLKENVFGSPTELLKLSVPSLVYALQNNMAFVALSNLDAAVYQVTYQLKIPCTALCTVLMLNRTLSKLQWFSVFMLCGGVTLVQWKPAQATKVQVEQNPWLGFGAIAVAVLCSGFAGVYFEKVLKSSDTSLWVRNIQMYLSGIVVTLFGVYMSDGAQVLEKGFFYGYTYYVWFVIFLASVGGLYTSVVVKYTDNIMKGFSAAAAIVLSTVASVILFGLQITVTFSLGALLVCISIYLYGLPRQDTTKIQPSETKSSKERLATV, encoded by the exons ATGTCGCCTCCGAAAG aaaatgtcaGCTTACTGTTCAAGTTGTACTGCCTTACTGTGATGACCCTGGTTGCTGCAACATACACGGTCGCATTGCGGTACACAAGGACAGTGGAGACAGAACTCTACTTTTCAACGACGGCCGTGTGCATCACTGAAATTATCAAGTTGTTCTTGAGTGTGGGCATCTTGGCTAA agaaaCTGGAAGTCTGGCAAGGTTAAtaacatctttaaaagaaaatgtatttggaagTCCTACAGAATTGCTAAAATTAAGTGTTCCATCTTTGGTGTATGCTCTCCAAAACAATATGGCATTTGTGGCTCTTAGCAACTTGGATGCGGCAGTCTACCAG GTGACATACCAGCTGAAGATCCCTTGTACAGCTTTATGTACAGTCCTAATGCTAAACCGTACCCTTAGTAAGCTGCAGTGGTTCTCTGTCTTCATGCTGTGTGGTGGTGTTACCCTTGTTCAGTGGAAGCCTGCTCAGGCTACGAAAGTACAG GTGGAGCAGAATCCATGGCTAGGGTTTGGAGCGATTGCTGTTGCTGTATTGTGTTCAGGATTTGCAG gagtttATTTTGAGAAGGTCTTAAAGAGTTCAGATACTTCCTTGTGGGTGAGGAATATTCAGATGTACTTATCTGGGATTGTGGTGACTTTATTTGGTGTGTACATGTCAGACGGAGCCCAAGTTCTTGAGAAAGGGTTTTTCTATGGCTATACATACTACGTCTGGTTTGTCATCT TTCTCGCCAGCGTAGGTGGCCTCTACACTTCGGTCGTTGTTAAGTACACAGATAACATTATGAAAGGCTTTTCTGCAGCGGCAGCCATTGTTCTTTCTACTGTGGCATCAGTCATCCTCTTTGGCCTCCAGATAA CTGTTACTTTCTCCCTGGGTGCTCTCCTGGTGTGTATTTCTATTTACCTTTATGGATTACCTCGACAAGACACTACAAAAATCCAGCCATCGGAGACTAAGAGCTCAAAAGAGAGACTTGCTACTGTGTGA